In Calliopsis andreniformis isolate RMS-2024a chromosome 6, iyCalAndr_principal, whole genome shotgun sequence, a single genomic region encodes these proteins:
- the LOC143180151 gene encoding uncharacterized protein LOC143180151 codes for MDYIHLLAQGPHHLRVTPEFFRISRDRRRVFRPVYRETTPGRAASSLHSARYRTPTEPLEPRYEFRRRGPDGQTEDPATPNELLDRTRSNRKSSLKSACTVARAHTHTVKSSPLQGACAGTVDVHARHPRASSG; via the exons ATGGACT ATATTCATCTACTCGCCCAGGGTCCACACCATTTACGAGTCACTCCCGAATTTTTCCGAATTTCTC GAGATAGACGTCGTGTGTTTAGGCCGGTCTATAGGGAAACGACG CCGGGTAGAGCCGCTAGCTCGCTCCATTCCGCTCGGTACCGCACTCCGACAGAACCGCTCGAGCCTCGATACGAATTTCGTCGTAGGGGCCCCGACGGACAAACGGAAGATCCAGCCACCCCGAACGAACTTCTCGACCGAACGAGGTCGAACCGGAAATCGAGTTTGAAAAGTGCGTGTACCGTCGCACGCGCGCACACGCATACAGTGAAGAGTTCTCCGTTGCAAG GCGCTTGCGCAGGGACTGTCGACGTTCACGCGAGGCACCCTCGGGCCAGTAGTGGCTGA